The window TTGCTAGTGTTGCATCGTTCAATAACAATTCTACTTCCCTCCTCCTTCCAATTTTAGGAGTTTTCATAATTAAGGGGTATATACGAgagttttttctttctttgaGTCTTTCTCTCATTCTGTCCATAACTTCATCCCTATCGTCTATTTCTACGATTGGATTCGTGTCTTTTTCTATTCCTGCCGTACTGAGTTGTTCATCTGTACCGGTTTCTATTCCTTCAGCTTTTGTGTCGTTTGTAGCTGGTAATTGCGAGTTAGCATCGTAAAACACTTCTTCCTCGTCTTCgttataatattgttcAAATTTTCCTAATTCTTCAGGATCAGCGTAGGCAAATTCTACGTGACCTTGGTATAGACTTTTTATACTATTTGGTTCTGGTCTTTGCAACGGTTGgttgtaattattattattattttttttcttttttagtagtaattttttattgtttttgtagttttcttgttgttttttctcttttttcgtAAATCTAGCGATggtttttctatttttctgTGTGTTTAAACAGTTTAGTTCAATATCTCTGAGGCGTGGGAGAACTCGCGTTTCTCTTTTGACTCTTTGGACATTTAGAAGCGTAGTGTCCTGAATCACCACATTCATAACATAATCCTTTATTTCTACATAAGCTTTCGAGGcgatttttccaataatcGTTATTCGAGTTGGACTTGTTGAAATTACGACGGTTTCTGTTATTGTAATCCCAACGTTCTGAGCTGTTGTAATTACGACGTCCTGAACTACTATTACGGTTCATATATTTGGATTGCATGGCATCGATTTCCATGGCATCCGGATCATTACTTGTTGATGTTGGTGTATCATACCAATTTACATTATTCGTTTTAGATCCTAAGTTGTCAGCTCTCCAGGCCATCTCTTCGGCTTCTCTCAAGGTTTGCGGGTCACGAATTCTCAATTCTCTACAAATGTCCTTTTTTAACCCAGCGATGAAAGTTACAATTAGGGCTTTTTCTGAGACAAAGTCGATAGGTAATAACAATCTAGTTTTCTCGAACTTGTCAGTGTATTCCATAACACTCTTGGTCTGTctcattttatttaaatcaagGTACATTTGGTAAGGGTCGATAGCGGCGCTACCAGATATCGTAAGCATAACTCAGGATTAGTCGTAGTAATTACGGGTTCGGATTAtggtaattaatttcttgttctatttaggtctttacatataataaagattatttaaaactataacttaaatacttttgatGAGTaacttgataataaatcatcgctttatatatgaattattttcacatttatatttaatattaatcttttccaaCATTTCGTTGTTATTCTATAAACGGCATCTTTGTTACAAAGATTTCCTATTAAGGTAATTTCCATTACGGAGATTTCCTATTACGACAGAAGTTGTAGTAATATGAAAGCGACTAAACGCACATTATAACCAACATATGAAGAATGTCCACCGCAAGAAGTAAACGCATATTAAAACCAACATATAAAGAATGTCTACCGCAAGAAGTAAAGTAATAAATAAGTCAACCTCAAAAGTGCTACGCTCATTCAAAGCAGATCATTAAAACACTACTAAGGTGAAACAACAACGAAATGttggaaaagattaatatGAACATTAGATATAAAgtgatgatttattatcaagttACTCatcaaaagtatttaagttatagttttaaataatctttattatatgtaaaGACCTAAATAGAACAGGAAATTAATTACCATAATCCGAACCCGTAATTACTACGACTAATCCTGAGTTACGCATACGATAGAAGTATTCttatatttgatatttgatatttgatattttatataaaataataaaggttgttataaaactataaatCAACCATGAAGAACATCTTGAACGGATCCTTCCCTTTTATACTTTCCCCCCATTGTTCTTGCTCTTATTCTTCTTCCATTATTTCATTTTGCATTTCGCCAATCCATGGCTaagaatttattattaatcatGCTTTCTTATTGTGTTTATGATTGTTAGTTATAATACGTATTCCTCGGCGGTTCATATCACAACAAAATTCTATTTTCTATTGCTACTCTCTTTTAATAGTAGTTACatacaacaataataggaATAATAACCATGGAAAGAACAAACTAAGATCGTcaaccattattattattttatttcatttgaagttcttattttttttcatttgaagtccttattttttttcaacttaactaataataattcctTAATACAtatagtatatatatatatatatatatataaacgtatttaatttatagtttttataggaagaaaaaaaaaaaaaatccttTTCTCACACTAGACCATAGACAGTATTTCTTATAAACTTTTGTTCATGAATTTCCTCCTGGTAAATGCCAACCAAAACTTGCTAGGATAGTTGCCAGCTCCAGTTTTAACTTGTTGCAAATTACTGTCCCAATAAACTCTTTGTAGCAATCTCATACTCAATTCTTGACGAAATTGTTGTAAATACGATCTTAATAGTTCCATAGCATTTCTATCTTGTAAAGGGAcagaatatatattatttaatggAAATCCACCCTCACCAGGGACCTTAAAATTATCCAAAGATAGATTGGTTAGAACTTTAACTGCTTCATTATAATCCATTCTATTATTCAAATGGTTTAGACAAGAATTTATATACAAAATCCCGTAGATCAAAACTCTGTCACTTGGAGACTTGATTTCaaagtttttgaaaaaagagtTGGCTCTAAACAAATCTAAACATTCATCTATAATATCGTAATCTGAGTTAGCAGGATAACTTGGTCCCCTGAATTGTGTATTTATTGGTAATAGAACGAAATTGCCAACAAATCTATCGTTATTGGTTACTTGAAAAGTGGAATGGTAGGCCTatttgtaatatatatatataaattagaAGCATAATCATTATAACTATTTTAATGAGCGGGGGAGGAAAGGGGGGAAAgagaagagaaagaaaggaagcttttttttttctgttccAATTCCCGAATCCCCtcgtatttttttagttacAACTTTTTGAACAAATTTATGatttttgaatttgttAGTAAAATGgagttttaaaaataataaatagaattttttttagtataaTGTATGCATACTGGCATTGGTATAAGTAGGTGTTTCTTAGCGATGGTTTCTAGATATCAATTGACAGATGCTATGTTTGAATGTGgtaagaaataaatacaataaaataaaataaaagaatatgaaagaatataaattcaaaatattttattatatatttctttctcctaaaaacaaaaaaaaaaaaaaaaattttggtaTTAATTCACCGAACTTGTAGAAAATCCGCGATACAAACGCTACCCGGTCATCACGCCCTCcccccccttttttttttttttttttttctttttttttctttttttattcggagaaacaaaaaaaaaaggaaaaccGAAATGCGTAAAGGCCGCAATTAACCGATGATGGTTATTTTgtctaatattttaatggCATCaactattttcttttttcttgtaataataaaacaaaaaattaaacaacaTTAGAAAATGTAacttaattttaatttgttttacttctttttattttaatttttttttttttttcttttaattccaaattcatttaattccaattcatttaattttaaactaCTTATTCCataaagttgaaaaaagtaagaaaaaaaaaaaaattaaacattacaagtataaatatataatatactaAAAAGAGCATCAATCagaagtaataataataaaaaaaaggattttatatacatacaaCATATATTATCATATCAATAAACAACGGtacaaaacaattttttttttttttaaaagatagCAAAGGATAAGCGaaaactatatatatatatatatatatatatttatttatgtatatatatc is drawn from Saccharomycodes ludwigii strain NBRC 1722 chromosome V, whole genome shotgun sequence and contains these coding sequences:
- the ARC18 gene encoding Arc18p (similar to Saccharomyces cerevisiae YLR370C | ARC18 | ARp2/3 Complex subunit), coding for MDYNEAVKVLTNLSLDNFKVPGEGGFPLNNIYSVPLQDRNAMELLRSYLQQFRQELSMRLLQRVYWDSNLQQVKTGAGNYPSKFWLAFTRRKFMNKSL